From Coffea arabica cultivar ET-39 chromosome 10e, Coffea Arabica ET-39 HiFi, whole genome shotgun sequence, one genomic window encodes:
- the LOC113712168 gene encoding uncharacterized protein, which yields MMFRVEEENVDGKMKGVMMNETSYANHGFLENNQPTMLMSSGPFVAMNSGLFSGVFDAIDNGSSSQSTVMTPFSFDGGMHQEKLNSAARNMGSGVFEKPSGESMLNVPYNAGLCENFSRMHVGDEQRDYCSTSKFRVDPDGFLGGFNDRLSNSVVGFSNHHVYDYSMGLGQVCDVKDFMGPSPFLTNRHSNALSREDQVDYYMRLVKEQGRGFCNQGVQGNRTSMVNGRPCFADDFYDTQQCGILDYNGLDSSQLSNPMLEMDLAYKLLMLNGNARGMPNTCVNLGRPMFSVTNAGEVGAPGCEDSFIVDGAGKCSKFVAEKKSNRSKGDKKSSRNEAVMSKSGEKDLVLDFVMQCQGVCANSAGHAQSQRKELCEDGLRPRNCSSLPAQLYYRSPAELQGYIYPMCKHQLGCRFLQRVFDEGNSQDIQIIFTEIIDHVVELMVDPFANYLIQKLLDVCSEDQKLVIVLKLTNKRGELVDICMNTHGTRVVQKLIEAIKSRQQISLIMVALKPGLLDLIKDQNGNHVVQRCLQSLTIDQNKFIFDAAAKFCVDIACHRHGCCVLNRCVAYSSGKHREKLVSSISANGLLLSQDAFGNYVIQYIIELKIPSAAATLLSQFEGHFVFLSMQKFSSHVVEKCLRCLKDSQPRIITELLSVRHFDQLLQDRFANYVVQSALEATKGPLRTLLVEAICPYSEILRTSPYCKKIFSRNLLKK from the exons ATGATGTTTAGAGTTGAGGAAGAAAATGTTGATGGAAAAATGAAGGGGGTCATGATGAATGAGACTTCTTATGCGAATCATGGTTTTCTTGAGAACAATCAGCCTACTATGCTTATGAGTAGTGGTCCATTTGTAGCCATGAATTCGGGGTTATTTTCTGGTGTGTTTGATGCTATTGATAATGGGTCATCGTCACAATCAACAGTCATGACCCCATTTAGCTTTGATGGTGGGATGCATCAAGAAAAGCTGAATTCTGCTGCTAGAAATATGGGTTCTGGGGTCTTTGAAAAGCCCAGTGGAGAGTCCATGTTGAATGTACCATACAATGCGGGATTATGTGAAAACTTTAGTAGAATGCATGTGGGGGATGAACAGAGAGATTACTGTAGTACTAGTAAGTTTCGGGTTGACCCGGATGGGTTTTTGGGTGGATTCAATGACCGTTTGTCAAATAGTGTTGTAGGATTTAGCAACCACCATGTTTATGATTATTCTATGGGGCTGGGACAAGTATGTGATGTCAAAGATTTTATGGGGCCTTCTCCTTTTCTGACAAACAGGCATTCTAATGCTTTATCTAGAGAGGACCAGGTAGATTATTATATGAGGCTGGTCAAAGAGCAGGGGCGAGGCTTTTGCAACCAAGGAGTTCAAGGAAATAGAACTTCAATGGTGAATGGTAGGCCTTGTTTTGCTGACGATTTTTATGACACGCAGCAATGTGGAATTCTTGATTATAATGGCTTGGATTCTTCTCAGTTAAGTAATCCCATGTTGGAGATGGATTTAGCATATAAACTTCTGATGTTAAATGGAAATGCTAGAGGAATGCCAAATACTTGTGTTAATTTAGGTCGACCAATGTTTTCAGTGACAAATGCAGGGGAAGTTGGAGCTCCCGGTTGTGAAGATAGCTTCATTGTGGATGGTGCAGGGAAATGTTCGAAATTTGTAGCTGAAAAGAAATCTAATCGATCAAAGGGTGACAAGAAGAGTTCAAGGAATGAGGCAGTTATGTCAAAGTCAGGGGAGAAAGATCTAGTTTTGGATTTTGTAATGCAATGCCAAGGTGTTTGTGCAAATAGCGCTGGGCATGCTCAATCACAACGCAAAGAATTATGTGAAGATGGTTTGAGGCCAAGGAACTGTAGCTCATTACCCGCACAGCTATACTATAGGTCACCAGCAGAGTTGCAAGGTTACATATATCCAATGTGCAAGCATCAGTTGGGTTGTCGGTTCTTGCAGAGGGTTTTTGACGAAGGAAATAGTCAAGATATTCAAATCATATTCACTGAAATTATTGATCATGTTGTTGAACTCATGGTTGATCCATTTGCAAACTACCTTATCCAGAAATTATTAGATGTCTGTTCTGAGGATCAAAAATTGGTGATTGTGCTTAAGCTGACTAATAAGCGTGGAGAACTTGTTGACATTTGTATGAACACACATGG TACCCGTGTAGTGCAAAAGCTGATAGAAGCCATCAAAAGCAGGCAGCAAATATCACTGATTATGGTAGCCCTGAAACCAGGTCTGCTTGATCTCATTAAAGACCAAAATGGAAATCATGTAGTGCAGAGATGCTTACAGTcccttaccattgaccaaaatAAG TTCATATTTGATGCTGCTGCAAAGTTTTGTGTTGACATTGCATGCCATCGCCATGGGTGCTGTGTCCTGAATCGGTGCGTTGCTTATTCAAGTGGGAAGCATCGAGAAAAGTTGGTTTCGAGCATTTCCGCTAACGGGCTTCTCCTATCTCAAGATGCCTTTGG AAATTATGTTATCCAATACATCATAGAGCTTAAAATTCCATCTGCAGCTGCTACCTTGCTTTCTCAGTTTGAAGGTCACTTTGTATTCTTGTCTATGCAAAAATTTAGCAGCCATGTTGTTGAGAAGTGCCTGCGATGTCTCAAAGATAGCCAGCCTAGAATCATCACAGAATTACTATCTGTGCGCCATTTTGATCAATTGCTTCAGGACCGATTTGCTAATTATGTCGTTCAATCTGCACTTGAAGCTACTAAG